The genome window cGAATTCAATTCAAACCAAAATTCATTTCATACCCACGTCTCAGGATCAAATGACATTTGTGGAATTTATGAATGTTAAACCACTATACCGTACAAATAGAAATCATTCTTCTGGTTTGTGTATTCACAGACATGAAACATCTTaaattatgattaaaaaaacacagcatgacTACTCACATCTTGGGCATGTCTGTGGACTCGTTGAGGATTGTTAGAGCAACCTGTACCATGGCAATGGGCGTGGCCACATATGCACACTCTGAAAAATAACAGAGACGCAACAGACGCATCAAGGGAGGAGCTGAACAGGCCTGACTGGCTACCTGGGCTCATCTGCCTCAGTACCCAGCCTAGACAAAACAATTCAGCATTTAACACAAGGAACAAAGTTTTTGGTCCCCTTACTCCACAGCTATGTTTTATGCACGCTGCTGTTATGGGAATTGTCTTAAAATGCTCATGTGCTTACGTATATGTATGAAGTAGTGGAGAAGTATTAGGCTTCTCTCTGTGTAAAAGTATCCAATTTGCAAATCAACTGGATGGTACAGAAAAGAGTCTTATGAGAAACAGCACTATGGAGCGACTGGAGTGGTCTGACCTTGCTGATAAACAGGCGCCTGTTTGTAATAAAGAGTGATTTCCAATTATTCAAGTACAAGCTGCAATGTAACTGAACTCTCTTTAGTCTCATATGCACCTTCTCTGGATGTACATGGAAGTTCATTTGCAAGTAAAAACAATCCTTTGGaatgagagacaaagacagatattGTGCCTGAGTATTTTATTGCTATTCACCTCTCCCTAAAAAGACAGATTAACAGATTCCATTTGCCACAACACTGCTAAACTTGAATTACCGCCTTGCGGTTGTCTGCCTCCGCCAACCAGTCAACTTCTAGTTTatatccatgtctgtccagactcagtAATATGTGtcgtgaagactttgaaggaaacTGATAAAAGTGGGGAAATGGAAGTTCTCACTACATTGACATgtgtgattccagtgaataatttgcAGTGAGAAACGTGCTGTCCTCACTCAGAGGCTCTTTTAGACATTCCCTCAAGGCGTTCCAGAGACATTGCATTGATGAGAAAGGGATGGACGGACAACTACTCTCCTAAAGCCACTACTTTAGGAAGgcatctttgttttcactttttgttaaatcaaagacaaaactgaCTATTATACTAGGATTTTTAATTTCCAGTTACCTGGTCCCCGAACCAGTGTGCGGATCTTGGCGTTCGGTTTTCCCTTGGACGGGTCCTGTCCCTCTGTGTAGCCCTCTCCATAGAAGGCAAACTGGAAGGATGCAGCCTCCATCTAATACACACATGGGCAAACACAAAGCCAATATAAAAAAGGAGCAGcttctcattttccttttcttttatttctgaaagAAAACCCAGATATATTTTCTGTTGTCAGCACTTCACCTGCTCTCTACTTGGTCCATCCTTGGAGAAGAGTCCAAAGGAGAAGAACTCTGGGTACTGAGAAGGTGGGTACAAACAACAGACCGACATAAGCAGCAGAACATTTCCCAGCACGCAGTATGTGTACTTTGACCTCTCTGTTTCAATAATAGGCAGAATATTCAATTACAGTCAGTTGTGACATGTAAATTGCATGATGTCAAGTGTCTTGCATGCTGTGTTTACCTTGATGAGCAGGTTGCGTCCAAAACTGAACTTGGCTAAGAAAAAGAACATCATGCCGGCAATCAACAGCTTGATAACGTTCCAGAGACCTCCTACTCCTGCATACGCTCCATACTGAACCTAAAGGTAACAATAACAGATTATTTAACactctgcaaacacagcacaggcagTAATACACATCTTAACCTGAAAACAAGGCTGCTGAGGCGTGTTCCTGTACATCATGAGGACTCTTAAAGACTCTTACTGTCAACAGTGAAAGTAATAAGGACGTATGATCAGAAAACAAAGTCACAGACACTGTCTGTCCAACAGATATGAAACAACACTTTGTAATGAAAGCAGTGTGCAGTTATTTTTCATGGTTTGTCACAATTTCCAGTCCTTCCACACAAACATCTTAAAAAAATCTTGACTAACGTAGCCAAGATCAAAATCAGCTTTGCCCAAGAAACCTTCAATCATAAGATCATATCTGAGACAGACGAGGGTCTCCATGATCATTCTTGACAAGAAAACTCACTAAGAATACATTTTCAGGTGAATAAGAGGAAAAATCACACAAGGAAAAGTGTGAGTAAAGACAGGATGTGAAGAAAGAACGGCAAACTAAATTAAAGACTGACTGGGGTGGCCTTCTGTTCCTCCATCAGGAAGCGCTGACTTCTCTTCACAACGGCGGCATCAGAGCCCATGAAAGGCACTGAATACTGCTGGATCTCATTGCTGAAGAACAAGGCTCCCctataaatgcacacacacacacacacacaaagaaacaaatgctgagaaaacacattttcaatgacGCGAAAACAGGTGGGGCAAACTGTAGTGTGTGCTTTAGTGTGTACTCAAGGATTGTGGGATTTTACCAAGAGTAAACCCACTGTGATGTCACCCTTTGGCTTGTGGACTGTGATTTATGGCATTGTGGCCGTCGGTAAGTTTGGCGTGATCATATTTGGACAAGAGGGAGGAGATAGGGAGGATACGCTTTGCTCTTCCTCTATtctgattggatctgactgaggACCCAAGGACACGCCACGGTAGtgacttgtcaatcacaaggtTGCCATACGCTGAAGCAAAACCCTGCTTTATCATCTATTTTACTGtaaatgggaccataatttacaaaataaaaatcatgctgtattgaagaagaTGACTGAGACATAGACTCGTTAAGaaaatgtttactgaggtaataacTCAAGAGAAGTAGGGTCGTTTCCTCATAAGCTTATGTAGATGTTTGTCTTTCAACTGTCTCTTTAACAAGTGCATTTAAGAGATCTTAAGAAAACATTTCTTATTGCTATTGGGTTTTTTCCCTCaggacagtgtttctgtgctgctgtggttttaAGAAAGACTTGAACAATTGTGAGCTTATCCTTTAAAGACAGGATACTCTGAAGTTTAAgagtaaacatactgtatgataCTGATTTACTGAGTCTGACAAACTGGCTCTGTGAGTGCTATCGAGGAAAAGTAAAGAATAtgattcattttgaaaaaaagctaaaaggGATTACTCCTCTATATACCTGCGTTTAAGCTTTGGGCCGACAGTAGGGAGAGGTTTGTAATTAAATTTCCTCCTGAGAGTCTGGAGCGTGTGTTGGTCTGATAAACCGTAGACTGCCGACTGCCAGGTGCCATCATGGAGACATCCACCCTgatggaggaagacagagagagacacacgtaaaaagggagaaaatatGGAGGAAAAAGGGACATGAATGAATGGACTGATAGGTAATATAGCTACTTACCTCAGATCCTGCACCAAGAGTCAAGAAGCTCTCCACTGCTGTCAGCGTACCtgtggatgaaaacacacacatcatgatTTAACAGAGGCTAATATGACACTGAATAATTCATTAACAGCAACAGAAGGAGCGTGAATGTACCACTGCATATCAGCATCAGAGGAGGCGTTAATTCTtaatgcttctgtgtgtttgtgtgtataaataCGTGTGCAGGTCAGTGTGTGCATACCCTTGAACTGGTCCCTGGTGAAGAGGACTCCCAGGTCTGCAGGTATGGAGTCAAATCCACAGCTCCCTATGATGTACACACCTTTGTCAGCTGCCTGGCTGTGGTAGTTTAACTGAATGCCTTCAAGAAACTTGATACAgccagacagaaacacacacgcacacgtacacgcacatgcacacgcacacacactttatcaaCAATGAGCATAaaccataaaacacacataaacctAATGTCAGGTTATCAAGGTACAGAGTTTGTTTCAGTGAGTCATGCTGCATTACACACACCGGGATCTGACTGTgagagaaaactgctgtcaatAAGCCAAGAGAGACCATTTTGTCTAACAGGCCGCACCACAAAAGTCAGCACGACTCCCATttaatccaaacacaaacaacagcaaagccAAATGCCAAGACATCTGGACGACAACATCCATGCAATGTCCCCTGACAAcatgcaggaggagaaagatgatTACAATTCTTACTTAGCAATTTCATTAAAGTCAGAGATATTATGCAAAATGAATAGTGTAGAGAGGCAAACTGTGTTAGCGTTTCTTAAATTCAGTTATTGATTTCAAAAGAATCTATTGTTCTTGGTGTAAGATTTAGGTCACACCAAAAGGATGAGGAAAAATCCAGTACTGCCCTTTAATGCTCTGACATAATGAATATGCTGATTAATAGCACACACTATGataaagaaatgcagcagtgggTGCAGACATACCTGAGGCTCTCCACTGATGTCAATATGGTGGGCTCCATTCTCCACagaggctttgaccactggctcGCCAAAGAACCTGTactatacacacaaacacacacacaaattatttAATGCActctttcagtttttcctcctttctctcctaATTCCCCAACAACTATAGTTCTCACCCCATCCCAACCTCTGATATCAATGGTCACATGCCCCCCCAACATAGATCCGATCTTGATTTGCACAGGCCCCCCCAGTGTTGTTACTGCAGCAACAAGACACGATCCCTCACTGGTTTCCACGCAGAAACACTGCTCAAGTGTTTGATGatgcacactgcagctgcacaatTCAGCTCTCAAGGTGAATCTTGTGAAACTCGATCATTGTGCTGCGTCGTGTGTCGTGTTTTATAGATACATATTCAATATTACAtgtaaagcttggtttaggcttctgcgtcgcggcgacgccgtacctacgccgtcgacgcagacccctacgcggaccctacgccgtagcctgacgcgcacctccaaaaaatcctgactacgcgtcgcgtcgacgcgtagtgacgtgaacgtcgaggactgtgattggtccgttcagaacgtaattttcggttcagtcgcagccctatggtcgcagcacaacaacaccgccattttcaaagtttctgtggtgagagctacaagaaaaactggaccaagctgaagaaagaattatcaaggaggtacgcaagtacgaccacctctacaactcctcttcggggcagcaagagccccccgaaatcatacaaagacacagccgcacccccctagcggcttggcggtgaattgcggagcaacgcgttccctcgacgcagaactacgaatgctcagtgacggcgtagggtgtacgccgtaggtacggcgtcgccgcgacgccgaagcctaaaccaagctttagtcACATACTTCTTTGCGGTTGGCTTTCTGTTTGTGGTCTTTAAAACAAATCTTCATTTAGTTGATTGTCAGTAAACTCAAGTTGTACTACACAGAGCAACTTTCAAAACAATCCTCAAAAGACGAGTGGTTTAACAGGCCAGACTACTAACCAAGCTGGCAAAGTGTTACTGTGTGCAGCAGTAGTGGTAACTGCAGTGCAAGAACCTGAATAATGCAAAGCGTgcaaagcagtggtggaaacCTACTTTCCATTCTGACTTAAACACAATAACACTTATTGTGTGCTGTAAGTCAGCAGCCTTCATTGTGTAAATGaaggctgctctgtgtgtgcgtgaagagagaaagcaaacagagaaagagagaggcagagaagagatAGCCGGAGTTAAGTTGACCTACACTGATGCCAAAGGGAGAAACCAAAATTCCAATGTTGTGAGAGGATGTGAGGAAAAATGAGTTTGTGTCATGTGAGAGTAAGTTCTGTGTGttacagaaaaatgaacagaagagCACACATTTCTATGCAATCGTCTACTTACAGGCCCCACACAGTTGAGAACAATCACTGCCTGTTTGCACATGGCTGCCAGGGAGTCTGGTGATCCTACATCTGCCACGATTATGTCCACCTCTGTCCTCAGCTCAGGcttacctgcacacacacgcacacacagtaagCATAGGTGTTATAGTATATTTTGAACCAAGTGTTTTTGATACAGTTTTCAGAGATCAGTCTTCctagctcaaaaaaaaaaatcatgttttgcAGgtgtatatgaatatataaCTACTGTATACCTGTGTGCAAATGCATATATTGtaaatgacagaggaggaggaggaacacaaCACAAGACATGCAGAGTGACCCAAAACTTACAAAAACTATACAAGCTGATTTTAAATGTGCCACTGTAACTGTTTGGGGCCTGTGGGAGAAGGGACATATTTCTGTTTAAACAGACAGaattcagtttcagtgttcGCTGAATGACTGAAGCAACAAACATGTGTGCTGTCATGGATGCTCATCACACAGTGAGCAGGTATGTTCCACCAGCCGTTGTACACTGCCTAAAGAGAGAGCCGAAGAGGAGGGGGCAACAGAATAACTACTGAATCCTCTGGACACTCAACTTTACTGTCATGACAGCAGGATAGCTCCTTGGTCTTAATCTAGTGATGGatgtaatgttttatgtttggAGTGTTGCACAGATACAAATGGTCAATCTATGAAATTACCAACATGGATAATATACACAGTACATATTTGTTAGAGTTATTAAGGTGAATCATATTTCCATTTATCTTAAAGCTGCAATGGTTAGTCAGTCTATTCATCAATCAGCAGAAAATTaactgaaaagtgttttcataATTGATCAAAAATCTGAGTTGTTTATCTAGCAGAAGGCAACAAGTTTGCTGGATACAGTTTCTCAAAAGGCTAAATTAAATTGTAATAGttaaatcaataaattgatcaaaaaaaaatattatggATAATGGAAGTAATAATTAGTTGCATccctcatttctgtctttggaGTAATTATCACTGTTAAAACAAAACTGATCGTGACAAAATATGCTGACTGAAAGTTCGACTGATTACTCATTTACAGTAAGTTATCAAGTAGAAATATCAAGCATTCCCGTCTCTCAGTTTCAGCAAGTAATTCCGAGTCAGTGATAACGTTGAGCAATTTTGCCATTTCCCTTTGCCTAAGAAACGCAAAGTTTAATTCATGAAAAAACATGCAGCTCATCAGCTACAACAGACTTGCATTTGGCACTATTTCAGCTGAACTCATTGTTGCAGAAACAATCTGCTTCAGCAGGAACAACTAATGGGATCGTTCCGATACATACAGAGAACTCTGGCGGCCTGCTCCAGAACTTTTTCTAGCTTCTGCTTGCTCCTGCCTGCCACGGCCCACTTCAGGCTCCCTTGCGGACACTTGGATACAGTCCGGGCCACTTCCTCCACCAAATGCTGCCCCGTGAACCCAGAGGCTCCAAAGATAACCAGGTGGTACGGCCTGCTTGAGGTTGTTTCTACACGCACCATGGTGACAGCGAAcagactggaggagctgaaTGCCACGACTTCACCTCTCAGACTGACACATAGGGGAGAGCAGGACTGCGTGCTCTTTTGACAGCACTGCCTTGCCCACTTCCATGGCAAATAGCCAACAACCATCACTGTTGGTTGCTGATCATGATGACATATACTGACTTGTAGtttgattgattaatcatttacaGTGTCAAGTAGAAATATCAACCCTTCCCTGCTCTCAGTTTCAGCAAGTCATCCCAAGTCAGTAATAACGCTGAGTTTCTAAGTGCTTTATGAAGTCAAGTGAACTTGCTTGAGGCTCTAGAAGACATTTTGcttctcatccaagaggctcTCTCAGTTGTTGAGGTCACATGTGAGTTGTTGACCCACCTGGCCATAACATGAGTTGTTAGGGTCACGAGTCATGGTGGTCCAGAAGCTCCGAAGACAACCAGGTGGTACGGCCTGCTTGAGGTTGTTTCAACACGCACCATGGTAACAGTGAAcagactggaggagctgaaTGGCACACCTTCACCTCTCAGACCGACTGACGGGAGAGCAGGTCTGCGGGCTCTTTTGACAGCGCTGCCTTGCCCACTTCTACGGCAAATAGCCTACAACCATCACTGTTCAAACAAAGCTGATCATGATGAAATATACCGACTTATAGTTTGATTAATGAATCATTTGCAGTGCCAAGTAGAAATATCAACCCTTCCCTGCTCTCAATTTCAGCAAGTCACCCTGAGTCAGTATTAACGAGTTTCCAAGTACTTTACAAAGACAACTGGATTTGCTTGAGGTTTCTCAGACCAAATGACAGGGGAGAGCaggactgtgtgcatgtttga of Chaetodon auriga isolate fChaAug3 chromosome 1, fChaAug3.hap1, whole genome shotgun sequence contains these proteins:
- the LOC143318253 gene encoding saccharopine dehydrogenase-like oxidoreductase isoform X1 — its product is MAHVETTSSRPYHLVIFGASGFTGQFVVEEVARTLSEGPKGSLKWAVAGRSKQKLEKVLEQAARVLSKPELRTEVDIIVADVGSPDSLAAMCKQAVIVLNCVGPYRFFGEPVVKASVENGAHHIDISGEPQFLEGIQLNYHSQAADKGVYIIGSCGFDSIPADLGVLFTRDQFKGTLTAVESFLTLGAGSEGGCLHDGTWQSAVYGLSDQHTLQTLRRKFNYKPLPTVGPKLKRRGALFFSNEIQQYSVPFMGSDAAVVKRSQRFLMEEQKATPVQYGAYAGVGGLWNVIKLLIAGMMFFFLAKFSFGRNLLIKYPEFFSFGLFSKDGPSREQMEAASFQFAFYGEGYTEGQDPSKGKPNAKIRTLVRGPECAYVATPIAMVQVALTILNESTDMPKMGGVYTPAAAFAKTTLIDRLNKHGIHFSVV
- the LOC143318253 gene encoding saccharopine dehydrogenase-like oxidoreductase isoform X2, with protein sequence MVRVETTSSRPYHLVIFGASGFTGQHLVEEVARTVSKCPQGSLKWAVAGRSKQKLEKVLEQAARVLCKPELRTEVDIIVADVGSPDSLAAMCKQAVIVLNCVGPYRFFGEPVVKASVENGAHHIDISGEPQFLEGIQLNYHSQAADKGVYIIGSCGFDSIPADLGVLFTRDQFKGTLTAVESFLTLGAGSEGGCLHDGTWQSAVYGLSDQHTLQTLRRKFNYKPLPTVGPKLKRRGALFFSNEIQQYSVPFMGSDAAVVKRSQRFLMEEQKATPVQYGAYAGVGGLWNVIKLLIAGMMFFFLAKFSFGRNLLIKYPEFFSFGLFSKDGPSREQMEAASFQFAFYGEGYTEGQDPSKGKPNAKIRTLVRGPECAYVATPIAMVQVALTILNESTDMPKMGGVYTPAAAFAKTTLIDRLNKHGIHFSVV